The following are from one region of the Jeongeupia sp. USM3 genome:
- a CDS encoding C39 family peptidase — protein MRNQGMKIAAIVLSMVGNAAWSAPISVATGPFNSYQINVTTFKEKAFTNTVRQKYDFSCGSAALATLLNYHYTHSTDEAQVFKGMYAHGNQGLIQKYGFSMADMKTYVESLGFEANGFKISLNDLADIGVPAIVVLDLGGYRHFVVVKGISDQWVLVGDPAVGIKSYTRPAFEKMWGQVAFLILTHKSTGQKGFNSSADWGGVTKAPVASGVFAPNLANFSVNLPGPNDFRF, from the coding sequence ATGCGTAATCAGGGGATGAAAATTGCCGCCATCGTGCTGTCCATGGTTGGCAACGCGGCTTGGAGCGCGCCGATCTCAGTGGCCACCGGGCCGTTCAACAGCTATCAGATCAATGTGACGACCTTCAAGGAAAAGGCCTTCACCAATACCGTTCGGCAAAAATACGACTTCAGCTGCGGTTCGGCCGCATTGGCGACCTTGCTGAATTATCACTATACGCATTCGACCGACGAGGCTCAGGTCTTCAAGGGCATGTATGCACATGGCAATCAGGGGTTGATCCAGAAGTACGGGTTTTCAATGGCCGATATGAAAACCTACGTGGAAAGCCTGGGTTTCGAGGCCAACGGCTTCAAGATTTCGTTGAACGATCTGGCGGATATTGGCGTGCCGGCGATCGTGGTGCTGGACTTGGGCGGCTATCGCCATTTTGTCGTGGTGAAGGGTATTTCGGATCAGTGGGTTCTGGTCGGAGATCCGGCGGTCGGGATCAAGTCGTATACCCGCCCGGCCTTCGAAAAGATGTGGGGGCAGGTCGCTTTCCTGATTCTCACCCACAAGAGCACCGGGCAAAAAGGCTTCAACAGCTCGGCCGATTGGGGGGGGGTGACCAAGGCGCCGGTGGCGTCCGGCGTCTTTGCCCCGAATCTGGCCAATTTCAGTGTGAATCTACCGGGGCCCAACGACTTCCGCTTCTAG
- a CDS encoding RDD family protein: MSLSSLQTDALPLAGWWRRCFAWWYELLLLIPVVLLVQVLYQLGFQLLTGAPVTAVSASAGLRALNFAVLVTAVFGYFTLCWRRGGQTLAMKTWRLRLDGAAGGRAPWPALVMRFVAAAICYLPCAPLWALAWHDRAWLPWAWMSCAWLMAPFVWAWFDRDGLLLQDRVAGTRIVRIPPRARTA, translated from the coding sequence TTGAGCCTTTCTTCCCTGCAGACCGATGCCTTGCCGCTGGCAGGCTGGTGGCGACGCTGCTTCGCCTGGTGGTACGAGCTGTTGCTGTTGATCCCGGTCGTCCTGCTGGTGCAGGTGCTGTATCAGCTCGGATTCCAGCTGCTGACCGGCGCGCCGGTGACGGCGGTTTCGGCCAGTGCCGGCTTGCGGGCGCTGAATTTTGCGGTGCTGGTGACTGCGGTGTTCGGCTATTTCACGCTGTGCTGGCGCCGCGGCGGCCAGACGCTGGCGATGAAAACCTGGCGCTTGCGGCTCGATGGCGCAGCGGGTGGGCGGGCGCCGTGGCCGGCACTGGTCATGCGTTTTGTCGCTGCGGCCATCTGCTACCTGCCGTGTGCGCCGCTGTGGGCGCTGGCCTGGCACGATCGCGCCTGGCTGCCCTGGGCGTGGATGAGCTGCGCCTGGCTGATGGCGCCGTTCGTCTGGGCGTGGTTCGATCGCGACGGCCTGCTGCTGCAGGACCGCGTTGCCGGGACCCGCATCGTCCGCATCCCGCCACGCGCCCGAACCGCTTAA
- a CDS encoding DUF3106 domain-containing protein → MARQIALSLLLILTALPAWAAPSWQSLPPQSQSLLVPYAQEWASMPAHRRDRLAKLAEQYPALPPEQQARLRARLGEWARLTPEQRAKARDNYRKWQSLPPAERERLVQARRSASAVASAPASLRRGH, encoded by the coding sequence ATGGCACGCCAAATCGCGCTGAGTCTGCTGCTGATTCTGACGGCATTGCCAGCCTGGGCGGCACCGAGCTGGCAGAGCCTGCCGCCGCAGTCGCAATCGCTGCTGGTGCCGTATGCCCAGGAATGGGCGAGCATGCCGGCTCATCGGCGCGACCGGCTGGCCAAGCTGGCCGAGCAGTACCCGGCGCTGCCGCCCGAACAGCAGGCGCGCCTGCGGGCCCGCCTGGGCGAATGGGCCAGACTGACCCCCGAACAGCGCGCCAAGGCGCGTGACAACTATCGCAAATGGCAAAGCCTGCCGCCGGCCGAGCGTGAACGGCTGGTTCAGGCACGCCGTTCCGCCAGCGCCGTGGCCTCGGCGCCAGCCTCCCTTCGACGCGGACACTGA
- a CDS encoding DUF3619 family protein: MSVSPSNKRGDASLLRQLADAPVSPKAAQRLAEARRNALAHARHGTLRGRITSAGAWLAGHGHARTVIAAGALGAALLAGSGWYWHQREAEYAFDKQLMTDEIPLDMLVNGNFDTWHAKSR, from the coding sequence ATGTCTGTCAGTCCTTCCAACAAGCGTGGCGATGCATCGCTGCTCCGGCAGCTCGCCGATGCGCCGGTGTCGCCGAAAGCGGCGCAACGCCTGGCCGAAGCCCGCCGGAATGCGCTGGCACATGCCCGCCACGGTACGCTGCGCGGCCGGATCACGTCGGCGGGTGCCTGGCTGGCCGGACACGGCCATGCGCGGACGGTGATTGCTGCCGGCGCACTGGGCGCGGCGCTGCTGGCCGGTTCGGGCTGGTACTGGCATCAGCGCGAAGCCGAATATGCGTTCGACAAACAACTGATGACCGACGAGATTCCGCTGGACATGCTCGTCAACGGAAACTTCGATACATGGCACGCCAAATCGCGCTGA
- a CDS encoding RNA polymerase sigma factor produces the protein MCFASIAADFQPGIEERALATQAELATFLAEVEKRAFRQAMFATQNEDVALDLVQDAMLRLTERYAGKPPAELPLLFQRILQNAIRDHYRRQKTRSWWTVLLSSFQSDDADADANDPLDWLPNQPTSPSPETIHDQARVMALIEEGIAKLPPRQREAFLLRYWEEFDVAETAAVMGCSDGSVKTHCSRATHALAAWLGQHGVQWQAD, from the coding sequence CTGTGCTTTGCTAGCATCGCCGCTGATTTTCAACCCGGTATCGAGGAGAGGGCTCTGGCGACGCAGGCTGAACTCGCCACCTTCCTGGCCGAGGTCGAAAAACGCGCCTTCAGGCAGGCGATGTTCGCGACGCAGAACGAGGATGTCGCGCTCGATCTGGTGCAGGACGCGATGCTGCGGCTGACCGAGCGCTACGCCGGCAAGCCGCCGGCCGAACTGCCGCTGCTGTTCCAGCGCATCCTGCAGAACGCGATCCGCGACCATTACCGGCGGCAGAAGACCCGCAGCTGGTGGACGGTGCTGCTGTCGAGCTTCCAGTCCGACGACGCGGATGCCGACGCGAACGATCCGCTCGACTGGCTGCCGAATCAGCCGACCTCGCCAAGCCCTGAAACGATCCACGATCAGGCGCGGGTGATGGCGCTGATCGAGGAAGGGATCGCCAAGCTGCCGCCGCGTCAACGCGAAGCGTTTCTGCTGCGTTACTGGGAAGAGTTCGACGTGGCCGAGACCGCCGCCGTGATGGGCTGCTCGGACGGCAGCGTCAAGACCCACTGCTCGCGTGCGACGCACGCGCTCGCCGCCTGGCTGGGCCAGCACGGCGTGCAGTGGCAGGCCGATTGA
- the ilvB gene encoding biosynthetic-type acetolactate synthase large subunit, whose amino-acid sequence MEISGAEIVTRCLQEEGVEFVFGYPGGAVLEIYDAIFKQEQFKHVLVRHEQAAVHAADAYSRSSDKVGVALVTSGPGATNAITGIATAYMDSIPMVVLSGQVGTPVIGSDAFQEVDMVGCSRPIVKHNFLVKDVRDLAATFKKAFYIAATGRPGPVVIDIPKDVTQAKCVFEYPKSVSIRSYNPPTKGHPGQIKKAAQLLSEAKRPFIYVGGGAVQGGAGDLVTELVKHLNVPCTNTLMGLGALDGTDPNFVGMLGMHGTYEANLAMQYCDVLIAIGARFDDRVISVPSQFLSNPKKIVHIDVDPSSIAKRVKVDVPIVGDVKHVLTDLITVLKETGLKPGADALAGWWKQIDEWRKPNSLLYTPSTEVIKPQHVIETLWNVTNGEAIVTSDVGQHQMWAAQYYKFRRPKQWINSGGLGTMGFGLPAAMGAQLANPDAQVACVTGEGSIQMNIQELSTCKQYHTPVKVLSLNNRYLGMVRQWQEFFYGTRYSESYMDALPDFVKVAEAYGHVGFKVENPADVEPVLKEAFGPSLKERLVFIDFRTDQTENVFPMIQNGKGLNQMDLPPHMRGMQQVPFDNNRDYGNLA is encoded by the coding sequence ATGGAAATCTCAGGCGCTGAGATCGTCACCCGCTGTCTGCAGGAAGAAGGCGTTGAATTCGTCTTCGGCTATCCGGGCGGCGCGGTTCTGGAAATCTACGACGCAATATTCAAGCAAGAACAATTCAAGCACGTGCTCGTCCGGCACGAGCAGGCCGCGGTGCACGCCGCCGACGCCTACTCGCGCTCGAGCGACAAGGTCGGCGTGGCGCTCGTCACTTCCGGCCCCGGTGCCACCAATGCCATCACCGGCATCGCCACCGCCTACATGGACTCGATCCCGATGGTCGTGCTGTCCGGCCAGGTCGGCACGCCGGTGATCGGTTCGGACGCGTTCCAGGAAGTCGACATGGTCGGCTGTTCGCGCCCGATCGTGAAACACAACTTCCTCGTGAAGGACGTGCGCGATCTCGCCGCCACCTTCAAGAAAGCGTTCTACATCGCCGCCACCGGTCGCCCGGGCCCGGTCGTCATCGACATTCCCAAGGACGTGACGCAGGCCAAGTGCGTGTTCGAGTACCCGAAGTCGGTGTCGATCCGCAGCTACAACCCGCCGACCAAGGGCCATCCGGGCCAGATCAAGAAGGCCGCCCAGTTGCTGAGCGAGGCCAAGCGCCCGTTCATCTACGTCGGCGGCGGCGCCGTTCAGGGCGGTGCCGGTGACCTCGTCACCGAACTGGTCAAGCACCTGAACGTGCCGTGCACCAACACGCTGATGGGCCTCGGTGCGCTCGACGGTACCGATCCGAACTTCGTCGGCATGCTCGGCATGCACGGCACCTACGAAGCCAACCTGGCAATGCAGTACTGCGACGTACTGATCGCGATCGGCGCACGCTTCGACGACCGCGTGATCTCGGTGCCGAGCCAGTTCCTGTCGAACCCGAAGAAGATCGTCCACATCGACGTCGACCCGAGCTCGATCGCCAAGCGCGTCAAGGTCGACGTGCCCATCGTCGGCGACGTCAAGCACGTGCTGACCGACCTGATCACGGTGCTGAAGGAAACCGGCCTCAAGCCGGGCGCCGACGCCCTCGCCGGCTGGTGGAAGCAAATCGACGAATGGCGCAAGCCGAACAGCCTGCTGTACACGCCGTCGACCGAGGTGATCAAGCCGCAGCACGTGATCGAAACGCTGTGGAACGTGACCAATGGCGAAGCCATCGTCACCTCCGACGTCGGCCAGCACCAGATGTGGGCGGCGCAGTACTACAAGTTCCGCCGGCCCAAGCAGTGGATCAACTCTGGCGGCCTCGGCACCATGGGCTTCGGCCTGCCGGCCGCGATGGGCGCGCAGCTCGCCAACCCGGATGCGCAGGTCGCCTGCGTCACCGGCGAAGGCTCGATCCAGATGAACATCCAGGAGCTGTCGACCTGCAAGCAGTACCACACGCCGGTGAAGGTGCTGAGCCTGAACAACCGCTACCTCGGCATGGTCCGCCAGTGGCAGGAGTTCTTCTACGGCACGCGCTACTCCGAGTCGTACATGGACGCGCTGCCCGATTTCGTCAAGGTTGCCGAGGCCTACGGCCACGTCGGCTTCAAGGTCGAGAACCCGGCCGACGTCGAGCCGGTGCTGAAGGAAGCCTTCGGCCCGTCGCTGAAGGAACGGCTGGTGTTCATCGACTTCCGCACCGACCAGACCGAGAACGTGTTCCCGATGATCCAGAACGGCAAGGGCCTGAACCAGATGGACCTGCCACCGCACATGCGCGGCATGCAGCAGGTGCCGTTCGACAACAACCGTGATTACGGCAATCTCGCCTAA
- the ilvN gene encoding acetolactate synthase small subunit, with protein MRHILSILIENEAGALSRVTGLFSARGYNIDSLTVQTTEDATLSRMTIVTHGSDDVIEQITKQLNKLIEVVKVIDLNEAEHIERELMLIKVRATGKDRDEMKRMAEIFRGRIIDVTEKSYTIELTGAGDKLDAFIKAIDPAVILETVRTGASGIGRGERILKV; from the coding sequence ATGCGACACATTCTTTCCATCCTGATCGAGAACGAAGCCGGCGCGCTGTCGCGCGTCACCGGGCTGTTTTCGGCGCGCGGCTACAACATCGACTCGCTGACGGTGCAAACCACCGAAGACGCGACGCTCTCGCGCATGACGATCGTCACCCACGGTTCCGATGACGTGATCGAGCAGATCACCAAGCAGCTCAACAAGCTGATCGAAGTGGTCAAGGTGATCGACCTGAACGAGGCCGAGCACATCGAGCGCGAGCTGATGCTGATCAAGGTGCGCGCGACCGGCAAGGACCGCGACGAGATGAAGCGGATGGCGGAAATCTTCCGCGGCCGCATCATCGACGTCACCGAAAAGAGCTACACGATCGAACTGACCGGTGCCGGCGACAAGCTCGACGCCTTCATCAAGGCGATCGACCCGGCGGTGATCCTCGAAACCGTGCGTACCGGTGCCTCGGGCATCGGTCGCGGTGAACGCATTCTGAAAGTCTGA
- the ilvC gene encoding ketol-acid reductoisomerase, which produces MNVFYDKDCDISIIRGKKVAIIGYGSQGHAHACNLKDSGVDVTVGLRAGSATVKKAEAHGLKVTDVKTAVAGADVVMILTPDEFQSQLYKNEIEPNIKQGATLAFAHGFAIHYNQVVPRKDLDVIMVAPKAPGHTVRSEFVRGGGVPDLVAIFQDASGKAKQTALSYASGVGGGRTGIIETTFKDETETDLFGEQAVLCGGAVELVKMGYETLVEAGYEPEMAYFECLHELKLIVDLMFEGGIANMNYSISNNAEYGEYVTGPKVINEESRKAMRQALKNIQTGEYAKQFILEGQTNYASMTAARRNNAAHGIEVVGAKLRAMMPWIQANKIVDQSKN; this is translated from the coding sequence CTGAACGTTTTCTACGACAAAGATTGTGACATCTCGATCATCCGCGGCAAGAAGGTCGCGATCATCGGCTACGGCTCGCAAGGCCACGCCCACGCCTGCAACCTGAAGGATTCGGGCGTCGACGTCACCGTCGGCCTGCGCGCTGGTTCGGCCACCGTCAAGAAAGCCGAAGCCCACGGCCTGAAGGTCACCGACGTGAAGACCGCCGTTGCCGGCGCCGACGTGGTGATGATCCTGACCCCGGACGAATTCCAGTCGCAGCTGTACAAGAACGAGATCGAGCCGAACATCAAGCAGGGCGCCACGCTGGCGTTCGCACACGGCTTCGCGATCCACTACAACCAGGTCGTGCCGCGCAAGGATCTGGACGTGATCATGGTTGCACCGAAGGCCCCGGGCCACACCGTGCGCTCCGAGTTCGTCCGTGGCGGCGGCGTACCCGACCTGGTCGCGATCTTCCAGGACGCATCGGGCAAGGCCAAGCAGACCGCCCTGTCGTACGCTTCGGGCGTGGGCGGCGGCCGGACCGGCATCATCGAAACCACCTTCAAGGACGAGACCGAAACCGACCTGTTCGGCGAACAGGCCGTGCTGTGCGGTGGCGCCGTCGAGCTGGTGAAGATGGGTTACGAAACCCTGGTCGAAGCCGGCTACGAGCCGGAAATGGCCTACTTCGAGTGCCTGCACGAGCTGAAGCTGATCGTCGACCTGATGTTCGAAGGCGGCATCGCCAACATGAACTACTCGATCTCGAACAACGCCGAGTATGGCGAGTACGTGACCGGCCCGAAGGTGATCAACGAAGAATCGCGCAAGGCCATGCGCCAGGCGCTGAAGAACATCCAGACCGGCGAGTACGCCAAGCAGTTCATCCTGGAAGGCCAGACCAACTACGCGTCGATGACCGCTGCCCGTCGCAACAACGCGGCGCACGGCATCGAAGTCGTCGGCGCCAAGCTGCGCGCGATGATGCCGTGGATCCAGGCCAACAAGATCGTCGACCAGTCGAAGAACTGA
- a CDS encoding GNAT family N-acetyltransferase — translation MYPQLDTPRLSLGAFNPEDASRVQSLAGMFEVADTTASIPHPYPDGAAAAWIAQHPTFWRAGLALPLAIRRRDDGLLLGAIGLQSLDSVPELGFWLGLPFWGRGYATEAALALCDFAFASLPINQLVGRHLERNPASGRVQRKLGMDRVGESHAVVCGRHHEVVIHYQIERATWQTLHQTDDKPTITVRQ, via the coding sequence ATGTATCCGCAGCTCGACACCCCGCGCCTGTCGCTCGGCGCGTTCAATCCCGAGGATGCGTCGCGGGTACAGTCGCTCGCCGGCATGTTCGAGGTCGCCGATACCACCGCCTCGATCCCGCATCCCTACCCGGACGGTGCCGCCGCAGCATGGATCGCCCAGCATCCGACGTTCTGGCGCGCCGGGCTTGCGCTGCCGCTGGCCATCCGCCGGCGCGACGACGGGCTGCTGCTCGGCGCCATCGGCTTGCAAAGCCTCGATAGCGTCCCCGAGCTCGGTTTCTGGCTGGGTCTGCCGTTCTGGGGTCGGGGCTATGCGACCGAGGCCGCACTCGCCCTGTGCGATTTCGCCTTCGCCAGTCTGCCGATCAACCAGCTCGTCGGGCGCCATCTGGAGCGCAATCCGGCGTCCGGCCGCGTGCAGCGGAAACTCGGCATGGACCGCGTCGGCGAATCCCATGCTGTCGTTTGCGGTCGGCATCATGAAGTGGTCATCCATTACCAGATCGAGCGAGCAACATGGCAAACGCTTCACCAAACTGACGACAAGCCGACCATAACAGTTCGGCAATGA